Part of the Primulina huaijiensis isolate GDHJ02 chromosome 15, ASM1229523v2, whole genome shotgun sequence genome is shown below.
TATACTATTCATGGCAAAGAATATAATACTGGCTATTACCTAGCAGATGGTATCTACCCAAAGTGGTCAACTATTGTGCAAACTATCAGTAGCCCACTTGGACCGAAAAAAAGATATTTTGCTATGAAACAAGAGTCGTGTAGGAAAGATGTGGAGCGAGCATTTGGTGTTCTTCAATCTCGATTTGCAATCGTGGCAAATCCAGCACGTTCGTGGCGTAAAAACAATTTGCATGATATAATGACAGCATGCATTATCATGCACAACATGATTATTGAAGATGAACGTGACCTCAGTGCACCAATTGAAGATGCAAGGGAAGCACCGCTTGCCGATGTGGAAATGGTGGTCAATGACGAAAGTACAAGATTCGAAGAATTTCTCTCtcggtataagaaaataaaaaacagaGATGCTCACTATAAACTACGAAATGCGTTAATTGAGCACTTATGAGAAGAATATAGTAATTCTAATATTTAATATTGTGCTTGTATCgtatttatttcttaaaataaatatttgtatcattttcaatgttttttaaattatatataatgttatgcttgtattgtattttattcttgaaataaatatttatatcgttttcaatgattatattgaaataaaatatttgtatcattaaataattactttatttatataaaataattaatcgattttctaataaataatgaaataatataattatatttattatgtataaTTGTGTAATGGAATTATAAATAgttattattgaattaaaattaatattataagaatattctgagaatatttttttttagtgtAGAATGTAGTGTAGATAGGTTGGAGATGAATTTAGTGTTACACTATTGTATTGCAGAATATAGTGCAATAGGTTGGAGATGATCTAAGTGACTCAGATGGTTTACTTCTCCTCAAATTTTCGATGGAATCACCGGGTAACACGTCACTCTCACGAAGGCATTTTTCAGAGCATCTTAAAATGGTTCAAACAAGTGTCCTATATGAGGAATTATCGCTAGTGCACGCATCTCTCATTGCAAGGGGCACTAGTTTGTGCAGTGAATTTGTGGATGTCAATGTTACCCATAAAAACACATCAAAAggaaaaaatctgaaatttttggcgtttggcggcggcggcggcggcggagaGTTCGTTCACTCTAGAGTGAATCTTAAGCGCCTCCAGCATCTCGCCGTTGCTCTTTATGTTTTCCAGCCGTCTCCGCTCGTATTCCGTCGTCTTTTCGCGTTCAACCATTTCGCTTCTTGCTTGTGCTGTAATCGGCGCACGAAATGAAATTGGAGGTCGGATTACGTGGCAAGTTTGCGGCCGTTTAGAAAATGTgtgtattatatattttttaatttttttatataaaagataaaaattagtatatttatatttatacaatAAAGGGGGGGCCATATCAATCGGCAACTACAAGAAACAAAACTGATTTCTTTTTCTCTGATAATAATATTCacaactaatttatttaaagaaGAAATATATCAATGTAATCCCAAAATAAACgttaaaaattttggaatttataTTAGAGACAATCAGACAAACTCCTAGGTAGGCCTAAAATTTTAACAGAAAAATTCCTATGTCCTCTACTCATTGGCGAAAATTTCTTTATCACTTTGTGATATTCTCTTGTTGACAGATTCTTTGATCATACTCTTAGACAGTGTAGTGTTGTTGGATTGTTTCAATGTCCAGTCCCTTTAGCTTCACCACTGATTCAACGTGTCCCTTTAGAGTGTGAAGCTCCCTCAGCCTGTGGCAACATTTTTCAGGTTAGACTAATTACCataatgatgtttaaatcaagGATCATGCATGATTCCAAagttttccaaaattttaaaataccgtGTTGTGTTGATAAATTTTGAAAGCATAGAATCTCTTTATGCTGATGATTTTCAAagtctttttttttgttaagaTTTGGACATGtgttttttaatcaaaattgtAGTAAGAAAATTGTTCCTATATTCACATGTGTCGTCAAATGCGAACGTCCGCACTAACGTCCAAACGATGGCTATCGAAGTCTTAATTTACGTTCAACTTTtacatttgaaaattttgtaatatataGAGCTCATTTGCTAGACATGTCATTTTAAAATACCGTGTCGTTGATAAGTCTTGAAAGCATGTAACCACTTTATGCTGATGATTTCTAGAGTTTTTTTTATACCTTGCAATTTCAGCTCTTCGTTTGGCTTGCTCAGCGATTTCAGACAGTTCTCTGTAGTTGTTCTTGTCGTTAATCAGGCCCGTAGACTCGGTGTTAGATAGGCCGTGCAGGGTTCTTTGAGCCACTACCATTGCGCTTCTCTTTCACCCTTGCCATAATCCTTCTTGGTCGTGAAGGCAGTCTGTTTTTCCAAGAAAAAAAAGAGTTCAGATTCGTAAAGTTTGTACGTTGGATAAAGAGAATTCAGTTGAAGGATGCTTATTTATGACATAATGTACCTTGTTCTGGATCATGGAATCCCAGGCTTTCCCACTCAAGCCATAGCGAATGATAAATTTGAGAACGTCGAGTGGGAAATAAGTGACGATGCTGTAAATCCAGATAATAAGAAGCACGATGATACCGACGAAATCTTGCCAATCCGGAGGCTTGCCCTGCATTGACAGTAAAGTGAGAATTATATAATGAAGAAATAGCCTGGAATAAAACAAAATTCAACACGATTTACACATTACCCCTCCATTGGCCAAAACAATGGCCATAATGGCAGCACACTCCATAACCCATGAAAGAGGATTCCACATAAATCCCAAAAACTTGAGGATCTTGCTTTCTTTTTTCTCCTCGAGCTTATTGTAGCCAAAAATTTGAACCCTTTTCTCTCCTTCTTCCGACGTCAAACCCTCTCTCGTACATTTTAGCTGTGTGAAAACTTCCTCAATGGGAATCTTTTCCtgtcatgcataaaatataaatcatcaATCACATGGAAAACTCAAGGAAACATGAAGTAAAATTTCGTCCAACTGAGATTTCATTATCAGTCGCATGTCGGAACCAGAAAACAAAACTCACGAGATCAACTTGTTCATTCTTTATCTCTTCCAAGGAGAAGTCCGAGGCCATGATGTTGGCACTTCGTCAAGAAAACATGCAAATTTAAGTAAACTCAACAAGAATATGAAAGGAAGAAAGACTGAGAGCAGAAATCTCCCTTTCTCCCCCTCCCGTTTACTTCAAATTAATGACCTGTTTCTCATACAAttcctctttttcttttgttgtttttaGGCTTCCATGCAAATCAGTGAACAAATGAAGAAAAGGGGATGTCTTTCCGATACATAGGCCTCTTGTATTTATATTTCAACCATTTTTTGTTCCAATGACGATGGAAAACCACTCATTTTCTAACCTCTTTTTCCACTTTTGAAGAATGTCAGCACATtatttttgggatttttttttaaaatattataaattaataaaatcattataaaAATGATGCAAAttgaaaacttttataaaaCTAGTATAATCCGCAAAACACTGTCCCggattcataattaatttaaaaaaaattaaaaaaatataaaaaaagaatgtcACATATTCAATGAATCCGTGACATCCTGAATCCGTGGCAGGCTGTCACGGATTCATTGTTCGTGGCCCTCCACCCTGCCTCCTCCCCTCTATTTATTTGCGCAATCCCTTCCATTCGGTATCCCATTTTTTATTTGCGTCCCTTCCATTTATCCATTTCCCTTTTCCATTCGGTATCCTATTTTCAATTCTTCTGTACCATTCGTTAATTTCATTGGGCGATTTGTTGGTTGTCCTCGGCATTTCAATTTGTTGGATCATCGGTGACATATTTTTCCGTCTTCGGTATTTTTATTTGTGCAATATCAATATTTCTATTTGTTGATAATAATTCTCGTCGGTTTGTTATgctcataatttttttgttatcaaGACTTGTgaagtattattttattttattattgttgaattaatatttttttatgttttattttttgtaagaATATTTAACATTGACAGGTTATTATATTGTTTGTTGATTAATCATTTATATCATAAGAGCAAACTTTAAGAGGTAATTAacgttttttttgtttattatatttattattgttcgTTTATTGACTGAACAAAATTTGATTGACTGAATTTACTTATTGCAACAATTTATATTATTGAaattactttaatttaataataataacaaaatttaaattgttttattaaatacttATTATTAGTTGAATAATAttctttaatattattttcgtaTAAGTTTTTTCAAGTAAAGGTATTTGAAACTTCCGAATTTTTCATATAAGTTGAATAATAAAGGTATTATCATATAagttgaataatattttttaatattatatgttaCTGTTATTTAGTAAATGTATTTGAAacctccaatttttttttttgtataatatttctgatattttttgtaatttattgcaGATATTAAACATCGTTCGTtgattcaattacaaattccGTGCAACAACATTTAAAAAGTTAATTTCACTAAATCATTAGTATTTTGATGATTACAAGCACATTATCCGTATTTTCAGTCATCTTGCAAACAAAAAATCAGTagttaacaaatattatattttatatcaacaaAATTTAACTTCGTATTTTATAGTAAACgaaatttatttgcaattttcgactcgaaaaaataaaacgtatatgttgatgacaaattgataataaaactaattactgtaaattaaataatttcttttaaaaatcaataatacttcgtaaaaacatgtaattataataaatacattagTAATAGTTATTATTAAGTATAATAATAGTTATAAAAACGTTACCTCTTAAAGTTT
Proteins encoded:
- the LOC140959451 gene encoding plasma membrane ATPase-like, which produces MASDFSLEEIKNEQVDLEKIPIEEVFTQLKCTREGLTSEEGEKRVQIFGYNKLEEKKESKILKFLGFMWNPLSWVMECAAIMAIVLANGGGKPPDWQDFVGIIVLLIIWIYSIVTYFPLDVLKFIIRYGLSGKAWDSMIQNKVHYVINKHPSTEFSLSNVQTLRI